From one Triticum urartu cultivar G1812 chromosome 3, Tu2.1, whole genome shotgun sequence genomic stretch:
- the LOC125548493 gene encoding putative Peroxidase 48 — protein sequence MLRHPLWGAICLLAVSLVLCTDKLCTDARPSAYALLVDDDDDEEDGGDGSSSFSFSSPQATPDELAFGFYDGTCPNAEAVVASTVRELFAGDPNVAAALVRLFFHDCFVHGCDASVLLDRIGGGGKSEKDAAPNRSLRGFGAVDKIKARLEKQCPGTVSCADILALAARDSLVLVGGPTYPVLTGRRDSAGSFYDDVNIPAPNATYAMTLSAFARRGFTERETVALLGAHSIGKVQCRFFRDRIYNFAGTGEPDDSLDADMVGEMRAVCSGDGAAPMEMGYYRQGREVGFGAHYYAKLLAGRGILRSDQQLTAGSTVRWVRAYASGHRGEEAFREDFAHAMVKLSALAPLTGSAGQVRISCSKSVE from the exons ATGTTACGACATCCACTGTGGGGAGCCATCTGCTTGCTCGCCGTCTCGCTGGTCCTGTGCACAGACAAGCTCTGCACGGACGCCAGGCCGTCCGCCTACGCGCTCCTggtcgacgacgacgacgacgaggaagacggcggcgacggctcgtcgtccttctccttctcctccccGCAGGCGACGCCGGACGAACTGGCATTCGGGTTCTACGACGGGACATGCCCCAACGCCGAGGCCGTCGTCGCGTCCACCGTGCGGGAGCTCTTCGCCGGCGACCCCAACGTCGCCGCCGCGCTCGTGCGCCTCTTCTTTCACGACTGCTTCGTCCAC GGCTGCGACGCCTCGGTGCTGCTGGACcggatcggcggcggcggcaagtcGGAGAAGGACGCCGCCCCGAACCGCTCGCTGCGAGGCTTCGGCGCCGTCGACAAAATTAAGGCGAGGCTGGAGAAGCAGTGCCCGGGGACAGTCTCCTGCGCCGACATCTTGGCACTGGCCGCGCGGGACAGCCTCGTACTCGTGGGCGGGCCGACCTACCCAGTACTCACCGGCCGCCGAGATAGCGCCGGGAGCTTCTACGACGACGTGAACATCCCGGCCCCGAACGCCACCTACGCCATGACGCTCAGCGCGTTCGCTCGCCGCGGCTTCACCGAGCGCGAGACCGTCGCGCTCTTAG GAGCACACAGCATCGGGAAGGTGCAGTGCAGATTCTTCAGGGACAGGATCTACAACTTCGCCGGGACCGGCGAGCCGGACGACTCCCTGGACGCGGACATGGTCGGCGAGATGCGGGCCGTGTGCAGCGGAGACGGCGCGGCGCCGATGGAGATGGGGTACTACCGGCAGGGACGGGAAGTGGGGTTCGGCGCGCACTACTACGCGAAGCTCCTCGCGGGGCGGGGCATCCTGCGCTCGGACCAGCAGCTCACGGCGGGGAGCACCGTGCGGTGGGTGCGCGCGTACGCGTCCGGGCATCGCGGCGAGGAGGCTTTCCGCGAGGACTTCGCGCACGCCATGGTTAAGCTGTCCGCGCTTGCGCCGCTCACAGGGTCGGCCGGGCAGGTCCGGATCAGCTGCTCCAAGTCCGTTGAGTAG